A portion of the Blautia hansenii DSM 20583 genome contains these proteins:
- a CDS encoding alanine/glycine:cation symporter family protein, translating into MANFIHSLQEFVWGRGMLVFFLGAGIWFTIRSGFFQITKIHIWTANTIGALKKGKKTKNAKETASVTQFQSFCTALAATLGTGNITGVATALMFGGPGAIFWMWVSAFFGMMTTYAENFLGIKYRYKDEKGQWKGGAMVYMERGLGCKPLAVAFAVCCLGASFGMGNMVQGNSMAVGLEKAFHVPAFLSGSLCMIVVAVVLTGGMKRIAIFTERLVPVMAAIYLAGAMLVLFFYRDRIAGAFALIFQEAFRSSAAVGGVAGYSMKQAVRMGIARGIFSNEAGLGSSVMAHAQSDVEDPKVQGMWGILEVFIDTVLVCTITALVILVSQVPYWQAGEIDGTTLTGMAFASVIPWGKEFLAGATALFAFATMIGWFYFGAQTADYLAGEKGVKVYRFCYILITLPGCMIAPTMIWELSDALNGMMAVPNLLALFFLGKEVAYVGKK; encoded by the coding sequence ATGGCAAATTTTATTCATTCTCTTCAGGAATTTGTATGGGGACGGGGAATGCTGGTATTTTTTCTGGGAGCAGGTATCTGGTTTACCATACGGTCAGGATTTTTTCAGATTACAAAAATACATATATGGACAGCAAATACCATTGGTGCATTAAAAAAAGGAAAGAAAACAAAAAATGCGAAAGAAACTGCTTCTGTAACGCAATTTCAATCTTTTTGCACAGCGCTGGCAGCTACTTTGGGCACAGGGAATATAACCGGCGTTGCCACTGCATTGATGTTTGGAGGACCGGGAGCTATCTTCTGGATGTGGGTATCTGCCTTTTTCGGAATGATGACAACCTATGCGGAAAATTTTTTGGGAATAAAATATCGTTATAAAGATGAGAAAGGACAGTGGAAGGGCGGCGCCATGGTTTATATGGAAAGGGGACTTGGGTGTAAGCCTTTGGCTGTTGCTTTTGCTGTCTGCTGTTTAGGCGCATCCTTTGGCATGGGGAATATGGTGCAGGGAAATTCTATGGCAGTGGGGCTTGAAAAGGCTTTTCATGTACCTGCATTTCTGTCAGGAAGTCTTTGCATGATTGTAGTGGCAGTGGTTTTAACAGGAGGAATGAAGCGAATTGCAATCTTTACGGAAAGGCTTGTACCTGTTATGGCTGCCATTTATTTGGCAGGCGCTATGCTTGTTCTATTCTTTTACAGAGACAGAATTGCAGGAGCATTTGCTTTGATTTTCCAAGAAGCCTTTCGCTCTTCGGCAGCAGTGGGAGGGGTGGCAGGATACAGTATGAAACAGGCGGTGCGTATGGGAATTGCAAGGGGGATTTTTTCTAATGAGGCGGGGCTTGGGTCTTCTGTTATGGCTCATGCCCAGTCTGATGTGGAGGACCCGAAAGTTCAAGGAATGTGGGGGATTTTAGAAGTATTTATTGATACAGTTCTGGTCTGTACGATTACAGCTCTTGTAATATTGGTGAGTCAAGTGCCATATTGGCAGGCTGGAGAGATAGATGGAACAACGCTTACGGGAATGGCGTTTGCATCTGTTATTCCTTGGGGAAAGGAGTTTTTGGCAGGGGCAACCGCATTGTTTGCTTTTGCCACAATGATTGGCTGGTTTTATTTTGGTGCACAGACAGCAGATTATCTGGCAGGAGAAAAGGGTGTAAAGGTATATCGTTTTTGCTATATTTTGATTACACTGCCGGGATGTATGATTGCTCCGACTATGATTTGGGAATTGTCCGATGCCTTAAACGGAATGATGGCAGTTCCTAATCTGTTAGCACTTTTTTTCTTAGGAAAAGAGGTTGCATATGTGGGCAAAAAATAG